ggataatgttagcaatcgctgcatattacgattacgaaatatggcagatggatgtcaaaactgctttcttaaacggcgttttaacagaaactgtgtttatgacacagcctgaagtttttgaggatccaaagaatgctaaaaaggtatgcaggctaaagaagtcaatctacggattgaagcaggcatccaggagctggaatatacgttttgatgaagcagtcagtgactttggtttcatcaagaacgcagacgaatcttgtgtatacaagaaggtcagtgggagcaaaattgctttcctagtattatatgtcgacgacatattacttatcggaaattacattcctatgttgaactctgtcaagatttggcttgggaaatgtttttcgatgaaagatctaggagaagcacagtacatattcggcatcaagatttacagagatagatctaaaaggatgattggacttagtcaaagcacttatatcaatatggcgcttgataggttcaagatggcggactccaagcgaggctacctacccatgtctcatggaatgactctaagcaagaatcagtgcccaaaaacacttgatgagcgtagacgaatgaatgggattccatatgcatcattgattggttcaataatgtatgctatgatatgtacacgcccggatgttgcgtacgcactcagtgctacgagcagataccagtcagacccaggagaggcgcattggactgctgccaagaatattctgaagtacctgaaaaggcacaaagatgacttcctggtctatggtggagatgatgaattaattgttaaaggctatacggacgcaagtttccaaaccgacaaagatgatttcagatcacagtctgggtttgtcttctgcctcaacgggggtgcagtaagccggaaaagtgctaagcaaagcaccattgcggattctacaactgaagcggagtacattgttgcacatgaagcagcaaaggaagctatatggctaaggaagttcatagatgaacttggtgtagtcccctccattaaaggaccaatagccctgtattgtgataataacggagctattgcacaggcaaaggagcctagacaccaccagagagtcaagcatgtacttcgtagatttcaccttctacgagagttcgttgaaagtaAAGAattcgagataaacaagattggaactgatgacaacatatcagatccattaactaaacctctgccgcaggcgaagcacaactcgcacactgcagctatgggaatcaagcatattggagaatggctttgatatccctgtttaatgttttaaagttttagagtttaaatctttgtaaaacattattggttaatcattcacaataaatgaaaagaattcatttttccatttaatttgtggtttattaaatgatgagtcccttcaatttgacgatatattcaagatagactgtcaggacaagTCCTGTGAccaagaaatgtctatcaagtgaacttgaatgtcaaaggttgaaaatggtccctagtcagagttttctataaaattggacgcatagaaaacgttagacgactagaatgcaagatgactagtagttctgtttcttgaactatgtggacatggcaatgtcataatcatttgcatagatacttactttgggaagactagtatcggacaagacctatgaaactttactgtaagagatgaaaatctgtcataagtaaatttcattaaaattattagacacgaaatcctcaatacctgagtgatttgagattacttgtttgagaactggttgctttgacgttgaccaaccgtcgcaccgtaaaaggaggctataaaggcaacgctcaggtaatcacctatcaaacgaagtctaatctcaagatcgcaagattgggattgtccacccataaatcgggatgagatgcttaaaagttgtacaaggccactcggagagctagaaactgtgaaatgcatggccgtgctcggatgaatcatagcctatgattatctgtttattttatcagttgaactctgaaaccgagaaacacctctggacataataaggatgacaactcttaccttatgttcaagagcaagcatcgagcgaaaaaggaattaggaaatgcacacttgtccctaaggacaagtgggagactgaaggaaataatgcccttggtccaagtatgcattcaatgttaagtctaataaatgcggttcagtattaattaacaagttaatacttcagtgagatcaagtgagctgaatgcctagctagaggccgcttcagttcaagtggaattaatgatattaatccacagcttactcttgactgaacccgtagggtcacacaaatagtacgtaaatggatcaagtatttaatggcattaaatactccatctatggatattcggaatcgacggatcttggtttcagtgggagctgagatcgtcacaggcaagaaatgaatactccggaaacgatgatattgccggaaacggaaatatggatcgtatcggaaatataaatattatccaagtcgtagatgttgccggaaacggaaacatggtacgtatcggaaaatattatcggaaatggaaatattgccggaatcggaaatattgccggaaacggaaatattgtcagaatcggaaatattatcggaatcggaaaataattccggaaacgaaaatattaaatatttgttcgaaacggaaattgattccggaatcggaaatattgaatattgttcgtatcggaaatgaattccggaatcgggaaattaatcggaagcgtatcgtacgaattagcatcggacgaggcctgccagacgaaggcccagcacgaagccgggccatcgcccagcaagccagcgcgccacaaacgcaccagccaaggctgcgccaggcccaccgcaaggcagacccagcgcgcgccaaggctacggcagcgtgtgggcttgcggcagtgggctgcgagctcgcgggctgcgcgcgcgcgcatggcgcccctcgtgggctgctgtgcgtgcgtgtgtgtttgtgtgctactcgaatcctaaagctaccgggatttgtcatatgattaaatctaatcctaaaagatttagtttatttaattagagtcctagtaggattataattaaataaattagtatcctaataggattccaaatccttttccataactctataaataggtgcctagggtcacatatttacatagagcattcaagtattcaaagtgagtttttgagagcaaaattcagtcatacaattgcctataaagtgccgaaaattctaagtaccttaagggcgattctagttggtcaatcttaaggcggatccggacgtgctgtggactatctacggagggacgacacttggagtcctaaagacttgttcttgttcggttcgggcgcagctagggagggcacgcaacaaagagtatgcatctaaactatgctaaatgattatgtgtaaataatatgttttcctggctttatggtttttccgcatgatttatgaattgtcatatgtatcataacctaaaactgtgcgctcagcgtgggccgcaaggcctgcgcgggtgtacggtgctcgtgcgatgctcgtgtgcgaatcctaaagctatcgggattcgataaaagattaaatcctaaacctattagataaagtttatttaaatagagtcctagcaggattctaattaaataaattagtatcctaataggattccaattccttttccatacctctataaataagggcctagggtcattatttatatataacttttcaagtattcaaagctaggatttttaagcagaaaaatcagccatatctcttgcccatttagccgaaaataagtagtaccttaagggcgattctagttggtcaatcttaaggcggatccggacgtgctgtggactatctacggagggacgacacttggtgtcctaaagacttgttcttgttcggttcgggcgcagctaggaaaggcacgcaacaaagagtatgcatctaaactatgctaaatgattatgtgtaaataatatgttttcctggctttatggtttttccgcatgatttatgaattgtcatatgtatcataacctaacaataaatttcttcaaccatgttctaactttattcaaccgtgtttcaaaatttattcaagcatgttctaactttattcaaaagtgtgttcaaaatttattcaagcatttctaaatccattcaacatgttataaattaattcaagcatgttctaaaattgttaaacatgttataaatttatttttacatCTTCTAACTTTATACAAgtatgttctaactttattcaagcatgttctaactttattcaaaaaTGTTCCAACTTTAATCaaatatgttctaaatttattccaGCCTTTACTAagtttattcaaccatgttcaaattttattcaaacattTTCTAACTTCATCAAACAGTATTCCAAATCCCGATATACGCTCAAACGAGATCTGATTAACTTTATTCACCGTATtcaaattttattcaaacatgttctaactttatcaAACAGTGTTCCAAATCCCGATATACGCTCAAACGAGATCTGATTTGCGGCCACCTAAAATgaaatcgattttaatttttgaattgaGAAATCGATTAATTTAAGAATCGAAGAATCGATTGATTTTAGAAACGAAGAAATCAATTGATTTTATAATCGATTGATTTTAGAACCTCAGAAAATATCAATCCACTGATTTTAGAATCGAAGAAATCAGACACTATTCGAAATCGAAATCGAATTACCAGTAGTTAAATCGATTGATAAATCGATTTCGATTTTTTGTTTGGCGACTGCGATAGAATTGCAGCGAGTGGAGATCGGAGAGAGGCGGCGAGTGGAGATCGGAGAGAGGCGGCGAGCGGCGATCACAGAGCGGTGGAGAGCGACGATCACAGAGCGGCGGTGAGCCGGATGTTGGTGATGGCTACACGCGATTTGGAACACCAGCGATTTCTGGGTACGTGCGACCGACGGCGATTTAATTGTTGTGACCTGCGGCGGCGAAAGGAGAACAACGGTGTGGAGAGAGGCGAGAAGCGGCGGCCAGAGTTGTGGTTGCTACGAACGACCGGCGACCGTTAgtggtggagagagaaaaatcTGAATctataagaggaagtgaagagagagaaagaaagagaaatctgaaaatggagagagaaaaatctgatttttttgtaattccaacctttaaaatatttaaatgtcCAGATTTGTTAAAATCGATTCATTTTGGACGGCCAGATTAGAAACAATCCAACGGTCTAGgaagtgttcttaccgtaagaaaGTGTTCTCACGGgagtctttctctctctctctctctctctctctctctctctctctatctatatatatatatatatatacagaaATTCTCTATGGTAACattatatttttgtaaattcTCAATGGTAACAAAATTTTTGCCACTTTCTCTAAAATagcattaataatatatattctcTCTAATCTTGCATTATCTCAGTAATTTTGACCTAATTAACCAGTATAATACGGACTACGATTAAATATCAACAAAATTACTAAATAATCATCTCTCTACTATCCTCAAATATTCCTAACCAAAATACTCTACCAAATTTCGGGGATCAGTTCCTCTGCAAATCCATAGATTCTtttcaaataaaattttgttGGGAATATTTAGGAAGATGTAGTGGGCTTTAGTTTATTTGTGGTTAATTGATTGAGTAATGTTGATGATCTTTGAGTATGGAAGAGGAATTACAAAGATACTTTTGTGGGGAATTCTTCTTGTTGTATTGCTAATGCTTTACGTACAATGCTACATATTTATAGTAACACATTGTTGGTGGTTTCCACCACTACACTATTCTACTCTAGACTATTCTACTTTCTTCCCTTTGTAGATAGTTCAAGGTCTTTCTACTCTTAGATATTTGTTTAGGATAGTCTAGATATTTTATTACAtgtttctagatttttctagattattgtttttaACACTCCCCCTTAATCTGAAAAATCTTGAACTCCAAGTTGTCGACGAAATTGGATGAATTTTTCTGTTGAGATTGCCTTTGTGAAGATATTTGCGAGCTGCTCCCCGGTCTTGCAGAATTGTAGCTCGATCTCTTGCTTCTCGACTAGTTCTCGGATAAAGTGATGACGTATCTCGATATGCTTCGTGCGGCTGTGGAAGACTGGATTTTTTGTCATGGCTATGGCAGACATGTTGTCGCAATAAATTCTTGTTGGGTCTTCTGTCGACTGTCTTAGATCACCAAGAATTCTCTTGAGCCAAGACTGCTTCACATGATGCACTTGTTGCTGCAATATATTCTGCTTCTGATGATGATAGAGCCATAGTCGCTTGTTTCTTTGATGACCATGAAATGGCTTTAGTTCCCAACTGGAATACATAGCCACTTGTACTCTTCCTGTCATCGATACTACCAGCCCAATCACTGTCGGTGTATCCCGTGAGCTTGTAGTCATCTTCAGTCTTGTATAATATTCCATAGCTTTTTGTGCCTTTGAGATACCGGAGGATTCTTTTTGCCGCTGTGGGATGAGCTTTACTAGGTTCGCTCATAAACCTTGACACGATGCTAACAGCATGTACGATGTCGGGTCTTGTGTGTGTAAGATATATGAGAGATCCGACCAAGCTTCGATATATTGAGGCATCTACTTTCTCCATGCCATCATATTTGGAGAGCTTCTCATTGGGTGCAATTGGTGTGACAAATGGCTTGCAATCTTCCATGTGAAACTTCTTGAGTAGATCGTCTGCGTACTTTTCTTGTGATAAGAAGATCCTTCCTGGTCTTTGCCTGACTTGCATCCCAAGGAAGTATTTCATCTCTCCAAGGTCAGTCATTTCATATTCCGacatcatggccttcttgaattCTTCGACCATTCTTGAGTTAGTGCCCATATAGATAAGATCGTCTACATAGAGGCACAAGATGAGAAAATCATGTGACCCTTGGGTCTTTATATAGAGTGATGGCTCGCTTGGGCTTTTTGTAAAGCCATTTTGTAGAAGATAGCCATCAATCTTGCTATTCCATGCACGAGGAGCTTGTTTGAGCCCATAAAGGGCTTTTTGAAGGCGATATACCTTTTCTTCTTAGCCTTCGATGACATATCCTTGCGGTTGCTCAACATATACTTCTTCATTGAGCTCCCCGTTGAGAAATGCAGATTTAATATCTAATTGAAAAACTTGTAATTTAAGTTGAGCCGCAAGTGCGAGAACTGACCTGATCGTCTCCATGCGGACGACTGGAGCATATGTTTCAGTGAAGTCGACTCCTGGTTGTTGTGAGTATCCTTTTGCGACCAGACGAGCCTTGTTCTTTTGAATTGATCCATCTTCATGCTCCTTGATCTTGTAGACCCATTTGAGGCCTATCACTTCCTTATCTTCAGGCTTGTCAACGAGCTCCCATGTGTTATTTTTCTCAATCATTCGAATCTCCTCGTTCattgcttcgatccatttgtcTTCTCGTGTTGCTTCATGAAAGCTTAGTGGTTCACCGGCAAAGAGAGCCATGATAGCATAATTGCATTCATAATTCTCCAAGTAGGATGGAGGACGCCGATCACGTTGAGATTGTCGAACTGCTTGAGTTGGTCTTGAAGAACTTGAAGTTGATGTTGTGCCTTGTGAACTGGAAGGTGATCTTGGGCTCCTTGGTGATGATGGACTTGATGACGATTGTGTTGCTGGCTTAATTGGGCCTTCTTCTCCATTTGGGCCTAGTGGAAGAATGTCTCCTTGAGAAAGTTCTGGATCATTCTCGTTCCATTTCCATTGTGCTCCTTCATCAAATTTCACATCTCGAGAGatgattaatttcttggattcgGGATTGAAGAGACGATATCCTTTTGATTCGTCACTGTATCCAATAAAGATACATTTCTCTCCTTTTACCTCCAACTTTTCTCGATTTTCTTTCGGGATGTGGGCAAATGCAATGCACCCAAAAACTTTAAGGTGCTCAACTCTTGGCTTTCTTTTGTGCCAAGCTTCATAGGGGGTGACTTCCCTGACTGCTTTTGTGGGATATCTGTTAAGAATATAGACAGCTGCATGGACAGCTTCCGCCCAAAAATATTTAGGAAGATTTTTCCCTTGCATCATGCTACGGGCCATTTCAGCAATTGTTCGATTCTTCCTTTCCGCAACaccattttgttgaggtgtGCGTCTTACTGTCAATTCCCTTTTAataccatgcattttacaaaaGCTATTGAATTCACTACTTGTGAATTCTCCCCCACGATCTTTTCTTAAAATTTTCAAAGAATGCCCACTTTGTCTCTCCACGAGGGCTTTAAATTGCATGAAGTGAGAGAATGCTTCTGATTTATGCTCCAAGATATATACCCACATCATGCGTGAAAAATCATCAACGAACAATAGAAAATATCTTTTTCCGCCAAGAGACGGAGTTCTGGTAGGGCCCCATATATCTGCATGAACAAGCTCTAACGGAGCTCTAGCCCTCCAGGATGATGTAGGGAATGGCAATCTATGCATTTTTCCATATATACAGCCCTCACATATTTTTCTTTCATTATTTATTGGTGGCATTCCAACCaccatttcctttttctttaaCAGTTTTAAACTGTCAAAGTTTAAATGCCCGAATCTTAGATGCCACAGTGTGGATTCATCAACAATGGAGGAGAGAGTCGTATTATTTTCTAATTGCATTTTTAAAGGAAATATTTTGTTAGGAGCCATATGGACTTTTGCAATTATTTGGCCATTTTTCTTATCATATATGAGGCATATATTATTATCAAATTTCACCATATAGCCTCTTTGAATTAGTTGGCCTACACTTAATAAGTTTTGTGTAAGCCCAGGGACATAGAAAACATCATGGATGAATTTAGAGGAGCCGTCTTTTGTTTTAACGGAAATAGTCCCTTTGCCAGCAACATCTTGGCCACTTCCATCACCAAGTGTAATTTGagtttttatgttttcattTAGACTGACAAATGAATTTTTATTGCCAGTCATGTGGTTTGAACAACCACTATCAATATACCAAGTATCACTTGGTTCATGTTGTGCATTTAAGCATGTATAAAATAATTGATCGGCGTTTGTGTTATTTCCGGTGAAATTAGCCTCTTCTTTTTGTCGGTACCAACAATCTTTCTCAAAATGAGTGTGCTTGTTACACCTTTTACATTTATACCGACAATCTTTTGTATTATGCCCATTTTTCTTGCACAAATTGCAATATGAACTTGATTGATTATTTTCTCGACTCCcttgatttttataattttctctCCCCCTGCCACGGTTATATGAACTTCCTCTTCTTGATTGATAATTTAAACCGTGACCATTTTTATTTTCTCCATTGTTAGAAAATCTTAGTTTAGCTTGAAAAGCTTGTTCTAGTGGCTCTTCTGAAAAATTACGCATTATTTCTTCATGAGCTAAGAGTGAACCCATTAGCTCAGTTAAAGTGAGTGTTGATAAATGTTTATTAGCTTCTTCTATTGCAGCCACTATGTGATCATATTTTGCTCTAAGACTTCTTAATATCTTTCTTATAATTTTAACATCTTCTATTGTGTCTCCATTAGATCGAATTTGATTAACGATGGTTGAGACTTGATCAAAATATGATCGAAGATTTTCATCTCTAGACATTTTTATAGTATCAAATCTTCCCCATAAAGATTGTAGTTTAAAGAGAATTACCTTTTCGGAGCCTCTATATTTTGTCTCCAAGATGCTCCAAGCCTCCTTGGCCGTTGTAGCAGCCATGATGATAGGAAGGATTGTTTCATCTACTCCACGATAGATTAAGGATAGGGCATAGTTATCCCTTATCCTATTTTGTTTGTATTGCTTCCTTTTTGCTTCATCCCAAGTAGCCTCTTCAATGGCATCCTTGGGTTGTTCGTACCCATTTTGGACTAGCTCCCACAAATCTTGTGAGATAAATACAGATTTCATTTGCATACACCATTGTTGATATTTTTCTCCTTTAAATAAAGGTACCCAATTAACTTGGGGATAGTTAAATGTGTTTGAGGCCATGTATATTTAAGTGGTGGTTTAGGTTGTATGCAAGAATTATTGGTTGTTTTGGAGGCTTTGGAATaattggctctgataccaaatgtTGGAAATATTTAGGAAGATGTAGTGGGCTTTAGTTTATTTGTGGTTAATTGATTGAGTAATGTTGATGATCTTTGAGTATGGAAGAGGAATTACAAAGATACTTTTGTGGGGAATTCTTCTTGGTGTATTGCTAATGCTTTACAATGCTACATATTTATAGTAACACATTGTTGGTGGTTTCCACCACTACACTATTCTAGACTATTCTACTCTAGACTATTCTACTTTCTTCCCTTTGTAGATAGTTCTAGGTTTTTCTACTCTTAGATATTTGTTTAGGATAGTCTAGATATTTTATTACAtgtttctagatttttctagattattgtttttaACAAATTTCCCTTTCATCGATTCCTTTCAAATGCAATTTTTATCGTATTGATTTCAATTGGATGATTTTCAGGTTCATGTGCAGGAACTTAGTCTTGATGGGTTCATTACTTATGAAGTAAAATTATGTCAAAGCAATATGCCATGACGACATATATTTTAAGTCCTGTATTCATATTAGAAATTTGTATTTGAGGTCCTATGTTCATATTGGAAACTTCTATCAATCTACCCCCATTTTTGAAGCTTAATTTTGATGTCAATATTAATTTCGCCTCTGCTCGGTAATATTAATTTCGCCTCTGCTCCATCTTTGTGTTTTTCCTGAttaattgatttgttgatttcCACTCCTCGTAAACATGTTAGT
This genomic stretch from Spinacia oleracea cultivar Varoflay chromosome 3, BTI_SOV_V1, whole genome shotgun sequence harbors:
- the LOC110783449 gene encoding secreted RxLR effector protein 161-like; this encodes MVEEFKKAMMSEYEMTDLGEMKYFLGMQVRQRPGRIFLSQEKYADDLLKKFHMEDCKPFVTPIAPNEKLSKYDGMEKVDASIYRSLVGSLIYLTHTRPDIVHAVSIVSRFMSEPSKAHPTAAKRILRYLKGTKSYGILYKTEDDYKLTGYTDSDWAGSIDDRKSTSGYVFQLGTKAISWSSKKQATMALSSSEAEYIAATSASCEAVLAQENSW